From Patescibacteria group bacterium, a single genomic window includes:
- the nth gene encoding endonuclease III: MTKEEKVIEVYTRLKKIFPKPKTALHFSNPFELLVATILSAQATDKQVNLVTPALFKKFKTAEDFANASVEEIDQMIKTINFHHNKAKAIKSAAEQIVKKHAGRVPDTMEELDALPGVARKTANVVLGNAFGKSEGIVVDTHVMRLARRLGLTDQKDPEKIEQDLMKIVPKKWWIEFPHLLILYGREYAPARGKKEINDVLQDLYV, translated from the coding sequence ATGACAAAAGAAGAAAAAGTCATAGAGGTCTATACCCGGCTAAAAAAAATTTTTCCCAAGCCAAAAACAGCTCTTCATTTCTCCAATCCTTTTGAACTCCTCGTCGCAACTATTCTTTCGGCACAAGCAACAGACAAGCAAGTAAATTTAGTAACACCTGCTCTTTTTAAAAAATTCAAAACTGCTGAAGATTTTGCCAATGCATCAGTTGAAGAAATAGATCAAATGATTAAGACAATAAACTTTCATCATAATAAAGCAAAAGCGATTAAATCTGCAGCAGAACAGATTGTCAAAAAACATGCTGGCAGAGTTCCAGATACAATGGAAGAACTTGACGCACTTCCTGGAGTCGCACGTAAAACCGCAAACGTCGTTTTAGGAAATGCTTTTGGTAAATCTGAAGGAATTGTTGTGGATACACATGTCATGCGACTGGCACGCAGACTCGGACTTACTGACCAAAAAGACCCTGAAAAGATAGAGCAAGACTTAATGAAGATAGTTCCTAAAAAATGGTGGATTGAATTTCCTCACCTTCTTATTTTATATGGACGGGAGTACGCACCAGCAAGAGGAAAAAAGGAAATAAATGATGTTCTTCAAGATCTTTATGTATAG
- a CDS encoding 2-oxoacid:ferredoxin oxidoreductase subunit alpha, protein MIDIQWMIGGEAGYGIMTTGVMMSKIFTRLGLSVFDYVEYPSLIRGGHNAYYVRGSDEKVYSQKKTVDILVALNHETIEKHKDELVPQSVILYDSNSIKLKNEFSKGILTIPIPLLDMMNDLQIDHLMINTITIGASLALLYDDFSLLQKIMQDTFIKKGEEVVAINTKTSKAGFDFIKEKYNGVFKKKFSLNQQSSLLMSGADAVALGAIRAGLKFAAIYPMTPINSILTKLTQHALSYNIIVKEPEDEIAGINMAIGASFAGVRSMVATSGGGFSLMVESVGLAAQTETPLVIVMGMRPGPATGMPTWTEQGDLRFVMHAAQGDFPRIILTPGDIDECFSLTLRAFNLAEKYQLPVVVLVDKYLMEGHATVKIDKLRLENAWYRIDRGKIVSSAQLKGIKDFKRYILTNDGISPRSLPGQEGGISFSGSDEHDERGLYNEDADMREAMMEKRFKKLKTLEKEILVPQVYGSKNAEITLIEFGSTKLPCLEAMKCLQDEEININVIHFSWVHPFPSKHFIQLVKKSKKTIVVEGNYSGQFEGILRERTGFVPDDRLRKYNGRPFYPEEIIAKIKEII, encoded by the coding sequence ATGATTGATATTCAATGGATGATAGGCGGTGAGGCAGGGTATGGGATCATGACAACAGGGGTCATGATGTCCAAAATTTTTACAAGATTAGGTTTGTCTGTATTTGATTATGTTGAATATCCATCCCTTATTCGTGGTGGACACAATGCATATTACGTTAGGGGGTCAGATGAGAAGGTATATTCTCAGAAAAAGACAGTTGACATCCTCGTGGCTCTTAATCACGAAACTATAGAAAAACATAAGGATGAGCTTGTACCTCAATCCGTGATACTTTATGACTCCAACTCTATAAAGCTAAAGAATGAGTTCTCCAAAGGTATTCTTACTATCCCCATTCCACTTTTAGACATGATGAATGATCTTCAGATAGATCATCTCATGATCAATACTATAACAATTGGCGCTTCCCTTGCTCTTTTGTATGATGATTTTTCTTTACTTCAAAAAATTATGCAGGATACATTTATCAAAAAAGGTGAGGAAGTTGTTGCCATTAATACCAAAACGTCCAAAGCTGGATTTGATTTTATAAAAGAAAAATATAATGGCGTATTTAAAAAAAAGTTTAGCTTAAATCAACAAAGTTCTCTTTTGATGTCAGGAGCAGATGCTGTTGCGCTTGGTGCAATACGTGCAGGTCTTAAGTTTGCTGCTATCTATCCTATGACACCTATTAACTCTATTCTCACAAAACTTACCCAACATGCTCTTTCCTATAACATTATTGTCAAGGAACCTGAAGATGAAATAGCAGGTATTAATATGGCAATTGGGGCATCTTTTGCAGGTGTTAGAAGTATGGTGGCAACCTCAGGCGGAGGATTTTCTCTTATGGTGGAGTCAGTAGGACTGGCTGCACAGACAGAAACACCGCTTGTTATTGTCATGGGGATGAGGCCAGGTCCAGCAACAGGTATGCCAACATGGACAGAACAAGGAGATTTACGGTTTGTGATGCATGCAGCCCAAGGAGATTTCCCTCGCATTATCCTAACGCCCGGTGATATTGATGAATGTTTTTCATTAACATTGAGAGCTTTTAATTTAGCAGAGAAGTATCAGTTACCCGTAGTAGTACTTGTAGATAAATATCTGATGGAGGGTCATGCGACAGTTAAGATAGACAAACTTAGATTGGAAAATGCGTGGTATCGGATAGATAGGGGTAAAATAGTGTCCAGTGCACAATTAAAAGGAATTAAAGATTTTAAAAGATACATTTTAACAAATGATGGTATATCTCCACGTTCGCTTCCCGGACAAGAGGGTGGTATAAGCTTCTCAGGATCCGATGAACACGATGAAAGAGGACTTTATAACGAAGATGCAGATATGAGAGAAGCCATGATGGAAAAAAGGTTTAAAAAATTAAAAACTTTAGAAAAAGAAATACTCGTTCCTCAAGTTTATGGATCAAAAAATGCTGAAATAACATTGATTGAGTTTGGTTCAACTAAACTTCCTTGTCTTGAAGCAATGAAATGTCTGCAAGATGAAGAAATAAACATAAATGTTATTCATTTTTCTTGGGTTCATCCATTTCCATCAAAACACTTTATTCAGTTAGTAAAAAAGTCTAAAAAAACAATTGTTGTTGAAGGAAATTACTCAGGGCAATTTGAAGGAATTCTTAGAGAACGAACAGGTTTTGTACCTGATGATCGGCTGCGAAAATACAATGGTCGTCCTTTTTATCCTGAAGAAATTATTGCAAAAATCAAGGAGATAATATGA
- a CDS encoding 2-oxoacid ferredoxin oxidoreductase subunit beta, with translation MTTLKDLEINYDSPNWCPGCGDFGIWLSLKKAIVELDLNPSKVVLVSGIGCSGKLPYWVKTYGFNGLHGRPIPVAEGIRLANHELTVIVIGGDGDQYAEGGNHLLHAMRRNVNITLLVHNNQIYGLTTGQYSPTTDIGEKNKATPIPTVEPPLNPLSLAISAGATFVARGFAGDTILETNLLKEAIKHKGFAIIDSLQPCVTFNQKNTYSWFYERIINVNEKGHDPTDKMKAFALSEQWPLKKASQDDEKEQIPVGILYKEQRLSWEEGIPQIAKMPLVKQLRQEVDINSLLDELL, from the coding sequence ATGACCACGTTAAAAGATTTGGAAATTAATTACGACAGTCCTAATTGGTGTCCCGGATGCGGAGATTTTGGTATATGGTTATCTCTTAAAAAAGCAATCGTTGAATTAGATCTTAATCCGTCTAAGGTAGTACTTGTTTCAGGGATTGGATGTTCTGGGAAGCTACCTTACTGGGTAAAAACTTATGGTTTTAATGGATTACACGGTAGACCAATACCAGTCGCTGAGGGTATCAGACTTGCTAATCATGAACTAACAGTAATTGTTATTGGAGGAGATGGAGACCAGTATGCAGAGGGAGGAAATCATCTTCTTCACGCAATGCGTCGCAATGTCAATATTACTCTTCTGGTGCATAATAATCAAATTTATGGTTTGACTACTGGACAGTATTCACCTACCACTGACATTGGTGAAAAAAATAAAGCAACTCCTATACCAACTGTTGAACCACCTCTTAATCCATTAAGTCTTGCGATCTCAGCTGGTGCGACTTTTGTTGCCAGAGGATTTGCAGGTGATACCATCCTTGAGACAAATCTTCTAAAGGAGGCAATCAAACACAAAGGTTTTGCAATTATTGATTCATTGCAACCTTGTGTGACATTCAATCAGAAGAACACATATTCGTGGTTTTATGAAAGGATCATTAATGTTAATGAAAAGGGCCATGATCCGACAGACAAAATGAAAGCGTTTGCTTTATCTGAACAGTGGCCACTCAAAAAAGCTTCGCAAGATGATGAAAAAGAACAAATACCAGTAGGAATTTTATATAAAGAGCAGAGATTATCATGGGAAGAAGGAATTCCTCAAATTGCCAAAATGCCTCTTGTAAAACAACTTCGTCAAGAGGTAGATATAAATTCTCTTCTTGATGAACTTCTTTAA
- the yerB gene encoding putative lipoprotein YerB, translating into MKNHKLITILGLIGVYLLVTGISYTVFSKNTTTEEKITSPKVSKTNNYEALEFDDDSPKTEECPLNGARYSKSQRKWWEGHRPLGIMIENHEEARPQSGLSFADVIYEAVAEGGITRFLAIYYCQDAGIVGPVRSARTYFLDWISEYGDYPLYAHVGGANTPGPADALGQIIDYGWSSYNDLNQFSIGFPTFRRDESRLGHPVATEHTMYSTTSKLWKVAAQRGLTEKDRKGNIWNENFVQYSFKDDPKESSRGDSQIISVSFWPNQPQYDVLWRYDKSTNSYKRENGGKPHIDNNNDLQLNAKNVVILFMQQTNANDGYPGNLHLLYKNKGRGKALIFQDGKQITGTWRKDNRVSRTEIIGPQGSEIEFTRGTIWFQIVPIGAKINVD; encoded by the coding sequence ATGAAAAATCATAAACTTATAACCATACTTGGACTGATAGGTGTTTATTTGTTAGTAACAGGCATTTCTTATACTGTTTTTTCTAAGAACACTACGACTGAGGAGAAGATTACTTCTCCAAAGGTAAGTAAAACAAATAATTATGAGGCACTTGAGTTTGATGATGACTCTCCCAAGACAGAAGAATGTCCACTTAACGGCGCAAGATACTCCAAGTCACAACGTAAATGGTGGGAAGGACATAGACCGCTGGGAATAATGATTGAAAATCATGAGGAAGCACGTCCTCAGTCCGGATTATCGTTTGCGGATGTTATTTATGAAGCTGTTGCAGAGGGGGGAATAACGCGATTTCTTGCTATCTACTATTGCCAAGATGCTGGAATCGTTGGCCCAGTTAGATCAGCTCGCACTTACTTCCTTGATTGGATTTCAGAATATGGCGATTATCCTCTTTATGCACATGTGGGAGGAGCAAATACACCCGGTCCTGCAGATGCTCTGGGACAGATTATTGACTATGGATGGAGTTCTTATAATGATCTCAACCAGTTTTCTATAGGTTTTCCTACATTTCGACGAGATGAAAGCAGACTTGGACATCCGGTAGCAACAGAACATACAATGTATTCGACAACATCTAAATTGTGGAAAGTAGCAGCCCAACGAGGTCTTACAGAAAAGGATAGAAAAGGAAATATTTGGAATGAAAATTTTGTTCAGTATTCTTTTAAAGATGATCCTAAAGAATCATCTCGAGGAGATTCACAGATAATTTCAGTTTCATTTTGGCCAAATCAACCCCAGTATGATGTACTCTGGAGATATGATAAATCCACAAATTCATATAAGAGAGAAAATGGAGGCAAACCTCATATTGATAACAATAACGATCTTCAGTTAAATGCAAAAAATGTTGTTATTTTATTCATGCAGCAAACGAATGCTAATGATGGTTATCCAGGAAATCTACACTTACTATATAAAAATAAAGGGAGAGGAAAAGCTTTAATTTTTCAAGATGGAAAGCAGATAACAGGAACGTGGAGGAAAGATAATCGCGTTTCGAGAACTGAAATCATTGGACCTCAAGGTTCAGAAATAGAGTTTACGAGGGGAACTATATGGTTTCAAATCGTCCCCATCGGTGCTAAGATCAATGTAGATTAA
- a CDS encoding transcriptional regulator, producing the protein MLSDLITSKSRINLLNVFLSNPYEMFHVRECVRRTGDEINAVRRELQFLEKRGILQKEQRANRLYYFLDKEYPFYYDLLALGVKTIGLGAEVLENKAKLGKIKYAMFSGRFVRRYKKNPDDVDFMVIGTIVLPELAVLIRKEEQRLGIEINYTAMTEEEFKFRKKRNDPFITGILSQVRVMLIGDEEAMLA; encoded by the coding sequence ATGTTATCTGACCTTATCACATCAAAGTCTCGTATTAACCTCCTTAATGTTTTTTTGTCAAATCCATATGAGATGTTTCATGTTAGAGAATGTGTGAGAAGAACAGGAGATGAAATTAACGCAGTACGGCGAGAATTACAGTTTCTTGAAAAACGTGGTATTTTGCAAAAAGAACAGCGAGCCAACAGACTTTATTATTTCCTTGATAAGGAGTATCCATTTTACTATGATCTTCTGGCATTAGGAGTAAAGACAATAGGACTAGGAGCAGAAGTCTTAGAGAACAAGGCTAAACTTGGAAAGATTAAATATGCTATGTTTTCAGGTCGTTTTGTGAGAAGGTATAAAAAAAATCCTGATGATGTTGATTTTATGGTCATTGGGACTATAGTTCTTCCGGAATTAGCTGTATTAATTAGAAAAGAAGAGCAACGTCTTGGTATAGAAATTAACTATACTGCAATGACAGAAGAAGAATTCAAATTCAGAAAAAAGCGTAATGATCCATTTATTACTGGGATTCTCTCTCAAGTTAGGGTCATGCTCATAGGAGATGAGGAGGCAATGCTTGCATGA
- the secD gene encoding protein translocase subunit SecD, whose protein sequence is MRQPSPLLIIFISLITILAVLINLPNSINLPIKIWGVNNIRLINLNTFLAAFDIKRDFSLKKGLDLEGGTSITLKADMSEIPSAERNNALDSAREVIERRINFFGVSEPIIQTSRSGNDYRIIVEIPGITDVNQAVQLIGTTAQLTFWEEGASPSAELATDSAALLPFGVAQILGPNAKKTDLTGKDLQKAVVTFNPNTGVPQVQLTFTPEGSKKFAEITKRNVGKIVGIVLDNQLIQAPRVSEPIFGGRAEITGQFTTEQAKNLQIQLNAGALPVPLSVLEQRSIGASLGNVSLQKSFIAGLIGFLVIVVFMIALYGQLGVVASMALTVYTLITLAIFRLIPVTLTLAGIAGFILSIGIAVDANILIFERMREEMRKGKSNYVALDLGFSRAWASIRDSNIASLITSAILMIFGTGIVRGFALTLAIGVLVSLFSAITLTRTLLRIIFR, encoded by the coding sequence ATGAGACAGCCATCTCCACTTCTTATTATTTTCATTTCTTTGATAACGATATTGGCTGTTTTAATTAATTTACCAAATTCGATTAACCTACCGATAAAAATTTGGGGAGTAAATAATATTCGTCTTATTAATCTAAATACATTTCTTGCTGCGTTTGATATTAAACGCGATTTTTCTTTAAAGAAAGGGTTGGATCTTGAAGGCGGGACAAGTATTACGCTTAAGGCTGATATGAGTGAGATTCCCTCAGCAGAAAGAAATAATGCTTTAGATTCTGCACGTGAGGTAATTGAGAGAAGAATAAATTTTTTTGGAGTTTCAGAGCCTATTATTCAAACATCTAGATCTGGAAATGATTATCGAATCATTGTTGAAATTCCGGGTATAACTGATGTAAATCAGGCAGTTCAACTTATTGGTACAACAGCTCAACTTACATTTTGGGAAGAAGGTGCCAGTCCATCTGCAGAGTTAGCAACCGATTCAGCGGCATTGCTTCCGTTTGGAGTAGCGCAGATTCTAGGTCCTAATGCAAAGAAGACAGATTTGACTGGTAAAGATCTACAAAAAGCAGTTGTGACATTTAATCCTAATACAGGAGTACCACAGGTGCAGTTAACATTCACACCTGAAGGATCTAAGAAGTTTGCCGAAATAACAAAAAGAAATGTTGGTAAGATTGTTGGTATTGTACTTGATAATCAGCTTATTCAAGCACCGCGTGTGAGTGAGCCTATTTTTGGAGGTCGAGCTGAGATTACAGGACAGTTCACTACAGAACAGGCAAAAAATCTTCAGATCCAACTCAACGCAGGTGCACTTCCTGTGCCGCTCTCTGTGCTGGAACAAAGATCTATAGGAGCTAGTTTGGGAAATGTTTCATTGCAGAAAAGCTTTATTGCCGGACTAATTGGTTTTTTGGTGATTGTTGTATTTATGATTGCTTTATATGGACAGTTGGGAGTGGTGGCAAGTATGGCACTTACAGTATATACGTTGATCACATTAGCGATTTTCAGACTTATACCTGTGACGTTAACACTTGCCGGAATTGCAGGTTTTATTCTCTCTATTGGTATTGCTGTTGATGCTAATATATTGATTTTTGAAAGGATGAGAGAAGAGATGCGAAAAGGCAAATCCAATTATGTTGCATTAGATCTAGGATTTTCCAGAGCTTGGGCATCAATACGAGATTCCAATATTGCAAGTCTTATCACTAGTGCGATTCTTATGATTTTTGGTACCGGGATTGTTAGAGGATTTGCTTTGACGCTTGCTATTGGTGTTCTTGTTTCATTGTTTTCTGCAATTACATTGACTAGAACACTTTTGAGAATTATTTTTAGATAA
- the secF gene encoding protein-export membrane protein SecF translates to MLDIIGKRNWYFFVSLLVIIPGVISLFLYGLKLSVEFTGGSRMTLIFPKEVNEKIVSQVRKAFAEEKVNVYTIQPAKNSVIIRTEPLQKQEDIKILSSLEKEVGKFKQESFETIGPTIGKETTRKAFYSVMIASVLIVLYIALSFRKVPKPASSWRFGITAIIAVLHDVLLLVGIFSLLGHFYNVEIDSLFITALLTIIGFSVHDTIVVFDRIRENLLRVSGVSFEKIVNDSILQTIVRSLNTSLTALLVLFSLLLFGGESIRWFIVALFIGILSGTYSSIFNAAPLLVVWHNWAMKKREKSNTP, encoded by the coding sequence ATGTTAGACATCATTGGAAAACGAAATTGGTATTTTTTTGTTTCACTTCTTGTAATTATACCTGGAGTGATCTCTCTATTTCTTTACGGATTAAAACTTTCGGTTGAGTTTACCGGCGGATCTCGTATGACACTTATTTTCCCCAAAGAAGTGAATGAAAAAATTGTTTCTCAAGTTCGCAAAGCATTTGCAGAAGAGAAAGTAAATGTTTATACCATCCAACCAGCAAAAAATTCAGTCATAATTCGGACAGAACCTCTGCAGAAACAAGAAGATATTAAAATTCTTTCCTCTCTTGAAAAAGAAGTTGGTAAATTTAAGCAGGAGTCATTTGAGACAATTGGTCCAACTATTGGCAAGGAGACCACACGTAAGGCATTTTACTCAGTGATGATTGCATCTGTGCTCATCGTTTTGTATATTGCATTATCATTTAGAAAAGTTCCTAAACCAGCGAGTAGTTGGAGATTTGGTATCACTGCAATTATTGCAGTTTTGCACGATGTGTTGCTTCTTGTTGGAATTTTTTCTCTTCTTGGACATTTTTATAATGTTGAGATTGATAGTCTTTTTATTACTGCTCTTCTTACTATTATCGGATTTTCTGTACATGATACGATCGTTGTTTTTGATAGAATACGGGAAAATTTACTCAGAGTAAGCGGTGTATCTTTTGAGAAAATTGTTAATGACTCAATTCTTCAGACCATAGTAAGATCTCTGAATACCTCCCTTACTGCTTTACTTGTTCTTTTTTCACTGCTTCTTTTTGGAGGTGAAAGTATAAGATGGTTTATTGTTGCACTTTTTATAGGCATATTAAGTGGAACATATTCATCAATCTTTAATGCAGCACCACTTCTTGTTGTCTGGCACAATTGGGCTATGAAGAAAAGAGAAAAATCTAATACTCCATAA
- a CDS encoding (deoxy)nucleoside triphosphate pyrophosphohydrolase: MPDKSSKQITVFAGVLIKDNKLLLIQRSEEELPDAHLKWEFPGGKCNFGETPQEAVKREFLEETGIEVDVKELLPFIYTNYWEYSDHSQQTFCLFFVCSFVKQVNLPNDHHVNTMRWFSKDEVKKLDSLPGTSEVLQILERDYPTLLN; this comes from the coding sequence ATGCCAGATAAAAGTTCAAAACAAATTACTGTATTCGCAGGAGTGCTGATCAAAGATAATAAACTCCTTTTGATCCAGCGGTCAGAAGAAGAACTACCAGATGCGCATCTTAAATGGGAGTTTCCAGGAGGTAAATGTAATTTTGGAGAGACACCTCAAGAGGCAGTTAAAAGAGAATTTCTAGAAGAAACTGGAATTGAGGTTGATGTTAAGGAATTGCTTCCATTTATTTATACCAATTATTGGGAATACTCAGATCATAGTCAGCAAACTTTCTGCTTATTTTTTGTTTGTTCCTTTGTCAAGCAAGTTAATCTCCCAAATGACCATCATGTAAATACTATGAGGTGGTTTTCTAAAGATGAGGTAAAAAAACTGGATTCATTACCGGGGACAAGTGAAGTGCTACAGATTTTAGAAAGGGACTATCCTACGCTTCTTAATTGA
- a CDS encoding aspartyl-tRNA amidotransferase subunit B, whose amino-acid sequence MLKQKLKEELKQSMLARDEIKTSTLRMLLSAINYYEIQKRGAGYEATDEDVISVIQKEVKQRKDSIGQFISGRRLDLAQKEQKELEILQKYLPQQLDEDEISEIVDEAIRQTGSTSPQDIGKVMGIVMPKIKGKADGAVVSKIVRERLSQLRSVG is encoded by the coding sequence ATGCTTAAACAAAAATTAAAAGAGGAACTAAAACAATCAATGCTAGCAAGGGATGAGATAAAAACATCAACTCTGCGTATGCTTCTCTCTGCTATAAATTACTATGAAATTCAGAAAAGAGGAGCAGGCTATGAAGCAACTGATGAAGACGTCATTTCAGTAATCCAAAAGGAGGTAAAACAACGTAAGGACTCAATAGGACAATTTATATCAGGGAGAAGGTTAGATCTTGCACAAAAAGAACAAAAAGAATTAGAAATTCTACAAAAATACCTTCCTCAGCAATTAGATGAAGATGAGATTTCTGAAATTGTTGATGAAGCAATTAGACAAACAGGCTCTACATCACCTCAAGATATAGGAAAAGTTATGGGCATTGTTATGCCAAAGATCAAAGGTAAAGCTGATGGCGCAGTAGTGAGTAAGATTGTGCGAGAAAGACTAAGTCAATTAAGAAGCGTAGGATAG
- a CDS encoding HDIG domain-containing protein encodes MNKSIKELIPETIIQINNKFRQAGFEIYLVGGCVRNMLLGKEVKDWDFTTNATPEQILSLFPQGFYDNIFGTVGIPIEITPGNKQVVEITTFRTERGYKDRRHPEIIEWGKTIEEDLARRDFTINAMAIAIDDNLQTELIDPYNGQHDLKHKIIKAVGDPNLRFKEDALRMLRAIRFATELGFSIEEKTLQAIISDAHLIQEIAMERIRDEFMKIISSPYPYDGILLLKNTGLLKYIIPELLEGIGVSQARPGRHHTTDVFEHNVASLKFCPSSDPIVRFATLIHDIGKPRVASKDEQGYIIFHNHEIIGAKMAAEICDRLRFSRKDKEKVVTLVRWHMFTVDEHITDSAVRRFIRRVGVENVKDMMDLRIGDRLGGGTQTAESWRLKLFKKRVEEQLAPPPFSLRDLAVNGKDVMRELNIKPGPKVGKILQKLFEEVDEDLSKNNREYLLQRIHELGKSDL; translated from the coding sequence ATGAACAAGTCAATAAAAGAACTAATTCCTGAGACCATCATACAGATCAATAATAAATTTAGACAAGCTGGTTTTGAGATCTATCTTGTAGGAGGATGTGTTCGCAATATGCTGCTTGGAAAAGAAGTTAAAGACTGGGATTTTACGACCAATGCAACACCTGAGCAGATTCTTTCTCTTTTTCCACAAGGTTTTTATGATAACATCTTTGGAACAGTAGGAATACCTATTGAAATAACACCAGGTAATAAACAAGTTGTAGAAATAACAACTTTTAGGACAGAGAGAGGATATAAAGACCGCAGACATCCAGAAATTATCGAATGGGGTAAGACTATTGAGGAAGATCTTGCCCGCAGAGATTTCACAATCAACGCAATGGCTATAGCTATTGATGACAATTTACAAACAGAACTAATAGATCCTTATAATGGACAACATGATTTAAAACACAAAATCATAAAGGCTGTTGGAGATCCTAATCTGCGATTCAAGGAAGATGCCTTACGAATGCTTAGAGCGATTAGATTTGCAACAGAACTCGGATTTTCTATAGAAGAAAAAACTCTTCAAGCAATTATCTCAGATGCTCATCTTATCCAAGAAATTGCTATGGAGAGAATCAGAGATGAATTTATGAAAATTATATCAAGCCCTTATCCTTATGACGGAATTCTTTTATTAAAAAATACTGGTCTTCTTAAGTACATTATTCCAGAACTATTGGAGGGAATCGGTGTTTCACAAGCTCGTCCCGGGAGACATCACACTACAGATGTCTTCGAACATAATGTTGCATCATTAAAATTTTGTCCTTCTTCAGATCCTATTGTTCGTTTTGCAACGCTTATTCATGATATTGGCAAACCACGAGTTGCCAGCAAAGATGAACAAGGATACATAATCTTTCATAATCATGAAATAATTGGAGCAAAAATGGCTGCAGAAATTTGTGATCGTTTGAGATTTTCACGCAAAGATAAAGAAAAAGTTGTTACTCTTGTAAGATGGCATATGTTTACCGTTGATGAACACATTACTGACAGTGCAGTAAGAAGATTTATTAGACGCGTTGGTGTAGAAAATGTAAAAGATATGATGGATCTTCGTATCGGAGATAGATTAGGTGGAGGTACACAAACTGCAGAAAGTTGGAGACTGAAACTTTTTAAGAAAAGGGTTGAAGAACAACTAGCACCTCCACCATTTTCACTTAGAGATCTTGCTGTCAATGGAAAAGATGTAATGAGAGAGCTTAATATCAAACCTGGACCAAAAGTTGGAAAAATTCTTCAAAAGTTATTCGAAGAAGTAGATGAAGATTTATCAAAAAATAATCGAGAATATCTACTGCAAAGAATTCATGAATTAGGGAAAAGTGATTTATAG